A window from Drosophila subobscura isolate 14011-0131.10 chromosome O, UCBerk_Dsub_1.0, whole genome shotgun sequence encodes these proteins:
- the LOC117899748 gene encoding leucine-rich repeat serine/threonine-protein kinase 1 isoform X1 produces the protein MSWKFVEQPKPGTETALEACDYFVDEVTYVSGGPGGRRPDAREEVRQIKHGELRAAVSEGDERTVRVLLSALGTERQIIVNMAPSGANTLLFTACQSGYESITQRLLDAGADGRSHAVTKYSPLYAAVHSGHLGIARLMLDRFPELIQQPTVERWLPLHAACINGHIKLLELLIGYKYPDYLYQTYRDEEGQWEWRLPFDANAHDVTGQTSLYIASILGNKQLVGVLLKWQLHCRRTLGDSPSSVSTPITPTRKRISFGIQAIMSKLHISGEAEALEEQPTAESTESQRCPINVNLLCGAARETALLAAVRGGHLDVVQSLLQHGANPNIVAKPVEDQNDPKCSEEIYGLSNVPIAEACKQRSLAMLDLLLKHGARDDNGSAISMALAGGDEAILSRLLARRVHPDSDYKINKKGLPTPVEVNVFLPSTSNISYSAMFPNVPTIIDWHSLSSSIQLTVVRVPWLVSGVLLLNPKLQSHPRLTEVSLTAITRIDFSHNLLTTIPQELLHLVSLKYLNVAQNKITELPVPMGKTYSCPVLDELFLQDNQLTTLPAAIFHLPALTILDISNNKLQELPFDLWRAPKLRELNVAFNLLKDLPVPPMQTSSSVWSLDKLQLQSFDEPASNKPRNLTQQELTHRNIWSASLEIADNDMKWHQDQELLADGKVPGAGASQLSSLNIANNLFNSIPAALPCLAVNLTRLNMSYNSLRSMGHVTSYPATLKQLDLSHNEISCWPSLPRITESDPNLLCYSYVQVPEGQEEPTYKSSASKGSASSFRASVLKSVCRHRRHLRLEALRTLILADNLLTRIQLSTDDATTLFNESEDADWSVVGLSKSKVIFPNLSMLDMTNNCLKEIPPSLHELSSLSVLNISGNVNITELPPHLGLLSRLWNLNTRGCLLQEPLRSMIDSKKHKTMDIVGYLKSIYEDAQPYARMKLMVVGVAGIGKSTLLDLLRQGVGSGSSSSSHRSRASENHWAKRMGHARSSSRSQRHSSTSNSNISTVGVDIGTWICEKRKRSPGSHGPVVFRTWDFGGQKEYYATHQYFLSKRSLYLVLWRISDGHKGLAELLQWLANIQARAPNSPVIIVGTHFDAVGESISAQKAEHLQQLIREKFIAIPDAEKIGLPRVIDSIEISCRTLHNIHLLANIIYDTSMQLRSPGSKEPMLLQKIPASYIALEDIVHVIACNLRAAGRDPVLDAEQYRRLITEQMRLHNYKSFRDAAELQQATTWCHENGVLLHYDDATLRDYYFLDPQWLCDMLAHVVTVREINPFAPTGVMKLDDLQLLFRSVQVQGNGNRSYIVSLLNKFEVALTWDSRTLLIPSLLPLQEGATPNTGTTVKLSQRSRGRNLGCSVSQELNLNTLIYEQRSPRTSPSSSSAATQGLRRILLMTYFPSGFWSRLITRILADEQIVEAIRSVYVAAQDKCVEFDLRLSLEQDTQWNLWQTGLALYYGPILIFRIWEVPFQCSERTQPFRTAGNRFKLKLDGIWSDVSLSSSSILEVYFPLHHVNIYQELDDGERQLLAELQPHASQVAKLLALTVDHIDLLLEDWYPSLGTRFVHTSEGRFLITRMVLCPRCLRKLQQQHSNEPGDRELPALGCNRPSRSGRRGAGAYFLHGVGDPGDDGALNVFSAYLNATARRERRSEDSLGAGSDADSGVGPDSAGSSRNTSVDGHPGYHLPDNSNVCYAWMIEECILSVYNQSKLSCPVHLEQSMSQLAPDVIFADIPDKHTIATECIIKGSLLGRGAFGFVFKASCKLRGARSFKPVAMKMLQPVPPGSRAKESALMAYKVALGKWDRDPLQHSCKAYCTARQELAVLLTLKHPNIVPLVGICIKPLALVLELAPQGGLDALLRQYRRSGAHMGPHTFQTLVLQAARAIEYLHRRRIIYRDLKSENVLVWELPQPHTEDSPRNHVHIKIADYGISRQTAPSGAKGFGGTEGFMAPEIIRYNGEEEYTEKVDCFSFGMFIYENISLRQPFEGHESIKECILEGSRPALTQRETQFPTCCLDLMVLCWHEQPRRRPTASQIVSILSAPECIHLLDVVALPHSEKIVCGVFQSTIGMGDEERCGLELWLPAFGSRIDILDCTPSGCLVQCNSISCAPQPQVGPPKTPENGSQSRSRSAQRQPKMNMLCCCLVGEAIWMGDVSGNLHAYSTTTYAHLFSYMLDPAIKSAVVSLVYMEKIARVAVGLHNGRVFLVDATMMPTNCAFAEGSFVLTEICSGFVLHAACSVLIDGTYELWCGEIAGKINVFPLSESGVSGHQALCHSEEPNLIEDVKVARLCSNENHVFSCLYPGCMVYQWGVTSKRIENKLDCSKLLPCSESLQSIAIDEHVSLIKCQISALAAHNTELYIGTTWGCLIVAELQTLRPISVFRPYENEIKAIITLSNDKVPLIATIGRRYRSLISRYVDSAESSSSCSAVSTPTHGAAKSLPPVDVDNHIHCLLWRAKHWT, from the exons ATGTCCTGGAAATTTGTGGAGCAGCCCAAGCCGGGCACGGAGACAGCTCTAGAGGCCTGCGACTATTTCGTCGATGAGGTCACATACGTCTCGGGTGGCCCAGGAGGGCGTAGACCTG ATGCACGGGAGGAGGTGCGCCAGATCAAGCATGGAGAGCTCAGGGCGGCTGTTAGCGAGGGGGATGAGCGCACGGTGCGTGTCCTTCTGTCGGCACTGGGAACCGAGAGGCAGATTATAGTCAATATGGCACCATCCGGCGCCAACACGCTGCTGTTCAC AGCCTGTCAGTCTGGCTATGAGAGCATCACCCAGCgactgctggatgctggagcTGATGGACGATCCCATGCGGTGACAAAGTACTCACCGCTGTATGCAGCCGTGCACAGTGGCCATCTGGGCATCGCCAGACTGATGCTTGACCGATTTCCCGAGCTGATCCAACAGCCGACAGTGGAgcgctggctgccgctgcacgcGGCCTGCATCAATGGGCACatcaagctgctggagctgctgattGGCTACAAATATCCCGACTACCTCTATCAGACATATCGCGACGAGGAGGGCCAGTGGGAGTGGCGGCTGCCCTTCGATGCCAATGCGCACGATGTGACGGGGCAGACGAGTCTCTACATAGCCAGCATTTTGGGCAACAAGCAACTGGTTGGAGTTCTGCTCAAGTGGCAGCTTCACTGCAGACGCACGCTGGGCGACTCTCCCAGTTCGGTGAGCACGCCCATAACGCCCACCCGGAAGCGCATTTCCTTTGGCATCCAGGCCATCATGTCGAAGCTGCATATATCCGGCGAAGCAGAGGccctggaggagcagccaacGGCAGAGTCCACAGAATCGCAACGTTGTCCCATCAACGTGAATTTGTTGTGCGGTGCTGCACGAGAGACggctctgctggctgccgtcCGTGGCGGGCATTTGGATGTGGTGCAGTCGTTGCTGCAGCATGGCGCCAACCCGAACATTGTGGCCAAGCCCGTGGAGGATCAGAATGATCCCAAGTGCAGCGAGGAGATCTACGGACTGAGCAATGTCCCCATTGCTGAGGCCTGCAAGCAGCGCTCCCTGGCCATGCTGGATCTGCTGCTAAAGCACGGGGCGCGCGACGACAATGGCTCAGCCATCAGCATGGCTCTGGCTGGTGGCGACGAGGCGATTCTAAGTCGCCTGCTGGCGCGCCGCGTGCACCCAGACTCGGACTACAAAATCAACAAGAAGGGTCTGCCCACACCGGTGGAGGTGAATGTGTTTCTGCCCTCCACGAGCAACATATCCTACAGCGCCATGTTCCCCAATGTGCCCACCATCATCGACTGGCACAGCCTAAGCTCTAGCATTCAGCTGACAGTCGTGCGTGTGCCTTGGCTCGTCAGTggagtgctgctgctaaaCCCCAAACTGCAGTCGCATCCCAGGCTCACTGAGGTCTCGCTGACTGCCATCACTCGGATCGACTTTTCGCACAATCTGCTCACGACCATTCCCCAGGAGTTGCTGCATCTGGTTAGCCTCAA ATATCTAAATGTGGCCCAGAACAAGATCACCGAGCTGCCCGTGCCCATGGGCAAGACGTACAGCTGCCCCGTGCTGGACGAGCTCTTCCTGCAGGACAATCAGCTGACAacgctgccagctgccatttTCCATCTGCCTGCGCTGACCATTTTGGACATCTCGAACaacaagctgcaggagctgccatTCGATCTGTGGCGTGCTCCCAAGCTGCGCGAGCTGAATGTGGCCTTCAATCTGCTCAAGGATCTGCCGGTGCCGCCCATGCAGACGAGCAGCTCTGTCTGGAGCCTggacaagctgcagctgcagtcctTCGATGAACCCGCCTCGAATAAGCCCCGCAACCTGACCCAGCAGGAGCTCACACATCGGAATATTTGGTCCGCTTCGCTGGAGATTGCCGACAATGACATGAAGTGGCACCAGGACCAGGAACTGCTGGCTGATGGCAAGGTCCCAGGGGCAGGCGCCTCTCAGTTGAGCAGCCTGAACATAGCCAACAATCTGTTCAACAGCATTCcggctgccctgccctgcctggcAGTGAATCTGACCCGTCTGAACATGTCCTACAACAGTCTGCGTTCCATGGGTCATGTGACGAGCTATCCGGCCACGCTGAAGCAGTTGGACTTGAGCCACAATGAGATCTCCTGCTGGCCCAGCCTGCCGCGCATAACCGAATCGGATCCGAATCTACTCTGCTACAGCTACGTCCAGGTGCCGGAGGGACAGGAGGAGCCTACCTACAAGTCATCAGCGTCGAAGGGCAGCGCCTCCTCCTTCCGCGCATCGGTGCTGAAGAGCGTCTGTCGCCACAGGCGCCATCTACGCTTGGAAGCGTTGCGCACTCTCATTCTGGCGGACAATCTGCTCACCCGAATTCAGCTGTCAACAGACGATGCCACAACCCTCTTCAATGAGAGCGAGGACGCCGACTGGAGTGTGGTGGGGCTGAGCAAGTCCAAGGTGATCTTTCCGAATCTCTCCATGCTGGACATGACCAACAATTGCCTTAAGGAGATCCCACCATCGCTGCACGAGCTGAGCAGCCTCTCGGTGCTGAACATAAGCGGAAACGTGAACATAACAGAGCTGCCGCCCCATCTCGGACTGCTCTCGAGGCTGTGGAATCTGAACACACGCGGATGCCTGCTGCAGGAGCCATTGCGCTCGATGATCGATAGCAAGAAGCACAAGACAATGGACATTGTGGGCTACCTCAAGTCCATCTATGAGGATGCCCAGCCCTATGCGAGAATGAAGCTCATGGTGGTGGGTGTGGCCGGCATAGGCAAGAGCACGCTGCTGGACTTGCTGCGCCAGGGCGTGGGATcgggctccagctccagctcacATCGTTCCCGAGCCAGTGAGAATCACTGGGCCAAGCGGATGGGCCATGCGCGCAgctcctctcgctctcagcGACACTCTTCCACATCAAACTCAAACATATCCACGGTGGGCGTGGACATTGGCACCTGGATATGCGAGAAGAGAAAGCGTTCGCCCGGCTCGCACGGTCCCGTGGTCTTTCGCACATGGGATTTCGGGGGACAGAAGGAGTACTATGCCACACATCAGTACTTCCTGTCCAAGCGCAGCCTCTATCTCGTGCTGTGGCGCATCAGTGACGGGCACAAGGGTCTGGCCGAGCTGCTCCAATGGCTGGCCAACATACAGGCACGCGCGCCCAACTCTCCCGTCATCATTGTGGGCACCCATTTCGATGCGGTGGGTGAGTCTATTTCCGCTCAAAAAGCggagcatctgcagcagctgattcGGGAGAAGTTCATCGCGATTCCAGATGCAGAAAAGATCGGACTGCCGCGGGTCATTGACTCCATTGAGATCAGTTGTCG CACGTTGCACAACATCCATTTGCTGGCCAACATCATCTACGACACGTCGATGCAGCTGCGCTCGCCCGGCTCCAAGGAaccgatgctgctgcagaagatTCCCGCCAGTTACATTGCCCTCGAGGACATTGTCCATGTGATTGCGTGCAATTTGCGAGCAGCGGGTCGCGATCCTGTGCTGGATGCCGAGCAGTATCGCCGCCTCATCACGGAGCAGATGCGCCTGCACAATTATAAAAGCTTTCGGGATGCCGCCGAGCTGCAACAGGCCACCACCTGGTGCCATGAGAACGGTGTGCTGCTACACTACGATGATGCCACGCTCAGAGATTACTATTTCCTCGATCCGCAGTGGCTGTGCGATATGCTGGCCCATGTGGTCACCGTGCGAGAGATTAATCCCTTTGCGCCGACGGGCGTCATGAAGCTGGATgatctccagctgctgttccGCAGTGTCCAGGTGCAAGGGAATGGCAATCGCAG TTACATTGTCAGTTTGTTGAACAAGTTTGAGGTGGCTCTGACCTGGGATTCGCGTACTCTACTCATTCCctctctgctgccactgcaagAGGGAGCCACGCCCAATACTGGCACCACGGTGAAGTTATCGCAGCGTTCGCGTGGCCGCAATTTGGGTTGCTCCGTCTCGCAGGAGCTGAATCTGAACACGCTGATCTACGAGCAGCGTTCGCCACGCACTTCCCCATCCAGTTCGTCCGCGGCTACTCAAGGACTGCGGCGTATCCTTCTCATGACGTACTTCCCCTCGGGCTTCTGGTCGCGCCTCATTACACGGATTCTGGCCGATGAGCAGATCGTTGAAGCAATCCGCAGCGTCTATGTGGCTGCCCAAGAT AAATGCGTAGAGTTTGATTTACGCCTCTCACTGGAGCAGGACACACAATGGAATCTGTGGCAGACAGGCCTGGCTCTCTATTATGGACCCATTCTGATCTTTAGGATCTGGGAGGTGCCCTTCCAGTGCAGCGAGCGAACGCAGCCCTTCCGCACGGCAGGCAATCGATTCAAGCTCAAGCTGGATGGCATTTGGAGCGATGTTAGCTTGAGCTCTTCGAGCATTCTGGAGGTGTACTTCCCGCTCCATCATGTGAACATCTACCAAGAGCTGGACGACGGGGAacgccagctgctggccgagcTGCAGCCCCACGCGTCGCAGGTGGCCAAGCTATTGGCCCTGACTGTGGATCACATTGATTTGCTGCTGGAGGATTGGTATCCGTCGTTGGGCACACGCTTTGTGCACACCTCCGAGGGTCGCTTCTTGATCACGCGCATGGTGCTGTGTCCGCGCTGCCTCcgcaagctgcagcagcagcacagcaatGAGCCCGGGGACCGAGAGTTGCCTGCCCTGGGATGCAATAGAcccagccgcagcggcagacgCGGCGCTGGCGCTTACTTCCTGCACGGCGTGGGCGATCCCGGTGATGATGGTGCGCTGAATGTCTTCTCCGCTTACCTTAACGCGACAGCCAGAAGGGAGCGACGTTCCGAGGACTCCCTGGGCGCTGGCTCGGATGCGGACTCGGGCGTGGGCCCCGACTCTGCCGGCTCCTCGCGCAACACATCTGTGGACGGACACCCAGGCTACCATTTGCCGGACAATTCCAACGTTTGCTACGCCTGGATGATCGAAGAGTGCATCCTGTCCGTGTATAACCAGAGCAAGCTCAGCTGCCCGGTGCACCTGGAGCAGTCAATGTCGCAGCTGGCGCCCGATGTGATCTTTGCCGACATTCCCGACAAACACACCATTGCCACGGAGTGCATCATTAAGGGCTCGCTGCTGGGTCGCggtgcctttggctttgtgttCAAGGCCAGCTGCAAGCTGCGAGGCGCGCGTTCCTTCAAGCCTGTGGCCATGAAAATGCTTCAGCCAGTGCCGCCCGGCTCCAGGGCCAAAGAG AGCGCTTTGATGGCCTACAAGGTGGCTTTGGGCAAATGGGATAGGGATCCCCTGCAGCACTCCTGCAAAGCGTATTGCACGGCCCGACAGGAGCTCGCCGTTCTGCTCACCCTCAAGCATCCGAATATTGTGCCCTTGGTGGGTATTTGCATTAAACCATTGGctctggtgctggagctggcaccGCAGGGCGGCTTGGATGCCCTGCTACGGCAGTACCGACGCAGCGGCGCTCACATGGGTCCGCACACATTCCAGACACTGGTGCTGCAGGCCGCGCGGGCCATTGAGTATTTGCATCGCCGTAGAATCATCTATCGGGATCTTAAGTCGGAGAATGTGCTGGTGTGggagctgccgcagccgcacaCCGAGGACAGTCCCCGCAATCATGTGCACATCAAGATTGCCGACTATGGCATTAGCCGGCAGACAGCGCCCAGCGGCGCCAAGGGCTTTGGCGGCACCGAGGGATTCATGGCACCCGAGATAATACGCTACAACGGGGAGGAAGAGTACACAGAGAAG GTCGATTGCTTCTCCTTTGGCATGTTCATCTACGAAAACATTAGCTTGAGGCAGCCCTTCGAGGGACACGAGTCCATTAAGGAGTGCATCTTGGAGGGCAGCCGACCGGCACTCACGCAACGGGAGACACAGTTTCCCACCTGCTGCCTGGATCTGATGGTTCTCTGTTGGCACGAGCAGCCCCGTCGTCGTCCCACAGCGAGTCAGATTGTGTCCATACTGAGTGCACCGGAGTGCATCCATTTGCTGGATGTGGTGGCCCTGCCGCATAGCGAAAAGATTGTCTGCGGCGTCTTTCAGTCAACGATTGGCATGGGGGACGAGGAACGTTGCGGCctggagctgtggctgccCGCCTTCGGCTCCCGCATTGACATACTCGATTGCACGCCATCCGGCTGCCTGGTGCAGTGCAACAGCATCAGTTGTGCCCCACAGCCGCAGGTGGGTCCCCCCAAGACGCCCGAGAACGGCAGCCAGTCCCGTTCCCGCTCTGCGCAGCGCCAGCCCAAGATGAAcatgctctgctgctgcctggtggGCGAGGCCATCTGGATGGGTGACGTTTCCGGCAACCTGCACGCCTACAGCACCACCACCTACGCCCACTTGTTCTCCTACATGCTGGATCCGGCCATCAAGTCGGCTGTGGTGAGCCTCGTCTACATGGAGAAGATTGCCCGCGTGGCCGTGGGCCTGCACAATGGTCGAGTGTTCCTGGTCGATGCCACAATGATGCCCACAAATTGCGCCTTTGCCGAGGGCTCCTTTGTGCTCACAGAGATCTGTTCGGGCTTTGTTCTGCACGCTGCTTGCTCCGTGCTGATCGATGG CACCTATGAACTTTGGTGCGGCGAAATAGCTGGCAAGATAAATGTATTCCCCCTGAGCGAGTCGGGCGTTAGTGGCCATCAGGCGCTGTGTCACAGCGAGGAACCCAATCTAATTGAGGATGTCAAGGTGGCGAGGCTGTGCAGCAATGAGAATCATGTCTTTAGTTGCCTCTATCCCGGCTGCATGGTGTACCAGTGGGGCGTCACCTCGAAGCGCATCGAGAACAAGTTGGATTGCTCCAAGCTGCTGCCGTGCTCCGAGTCCCTCCAGAGCATTGCCATCGATGAGCATGTGAGTCTCATCAAGTGCCAGATCTCCGCGCTGGCAGCACACAACACAGAGCTCTACATAGGCACCACTTGGGGCTGTCTGATCGTGGCCGAGCTGCAGACACTGCGGCCGATCAGTGTTTTCCGACCGTACGAGAATGAG aTAAAAGCCATCATAACGCTTTCGAATGACAAGGTGCCGTTGATCGCCACCATTGGGCGACGCTATCGCTCTCTGATCTCCCGCTACGTGGACTCTGCCGAGTCGTCCAGTTCGTGCTCTGCTGtcagcacacccacacacggcGCTGCCAAATCCTTGCCTCCCGTTGATGTGGATAATCACATTCATTGCCTGTTGTGGCGCGCCAAGCACTGGACCTAG